In Colletotrichum higginsianum IMI 349063 chromosome 3, whole genome shotgun sequence, a genomic segment contains:
- a CDS encoding Mitomycin radical oxidase — MKSAPERPPPPYLILPADQRSAAGNVGLFNIAQHQFVGSGRIHTTTATSLASANPSCSGSRARLHASLIFVPEFPDQVATGVKVMEFFDRPFAVRGRGHTLHPGMSGIENGILFSMERMDKITLAASKQVASLGPGNDWGRVFKAMENEGIAVTGGQLGVVGVPGLLTGNGLSHFISSRGFSSADVVNFQVVLAGGNIVDANATSNADLWWALKGGINNFGIVTRFDMATFPLPNGVWSGTLSYDRSQAKAVAEALYELQTGPLLEEPHLDVPYMEMIIPGIGLATVDATPFTDIVNFTGCYPSAIKPLYNIGPQSVTASRKTLTQNTAQDVTPVMELYDKRLNRANLNVKASRELYREMAGMLFEHYNSSTIAGHTIGVSWNPITPHVVRETNRKGGVAGGWQEVNQNSVNLRVNWDNAADDAAAIQMDDAFMEKLTEAARKWDALLPNQWANNAADHVDVMRSYGDANFEKLRQVSRKYDGNQTFQRLCSGGYKLR; from the exons ATGAAATCAGCCCCAGAacgtccccctcccccctacCTCATTCTCCCGGCGGA CCAACGTTCTGCTGCCGGAAACGTCGGCCTATTTAACATCGCTCAACATCAGTTTGTGGGTTCCGGCCGAATCCATACTACTACTGCTACTTCACTCGCCAGCGCTAATCCTTCATGCAGTGGTTCTCGAGCCCGTCTCCATGCATCCCTCATCTTTGTCCCGGAATTCCCTGACCAGGTGGCTACTGGAGTCAAGGTCATGGAGTTTTTCGACCGACCCTTCGCCGTCCGTGGTCGAGGGCACACTTTGCACCCGGGAATGTCCGGGATCGAGAATGGCATCCTCTTTTCCATGGAGAGGATGGACAAGATCACCCTTGCCGCTTCCAAGCAAGTTGCGAGCCTCGGGCCTGGAAACGACTGGGGAAGAGTCTTTAAAGCCATGGAGAACGAAGGTATTGCTGTGACTGGAGGTCAGCTTGGGGTCGTTGGCGTACCGGGCCTGCTCACTGGCA ATGGCCTCTCCCACTTCATCAGCAGTCGCGGATTCTCcagcgccgacgtcgtcaacTTCCAGGTCGTGCTCGCTGGCGGCAACATTGTCGATGCCAACGCGACGTCGAACGCTGATCTATGGTGGGCTCTCAAGGGCGGCATTAACAACTTTGGTATTGTCACACGCTTCGATATGGCGACGTTTCCTCTCCCGAATGGTGTATGGTCTGGTACGCTGTCTTACGACAGGAGTCAGGCTAAGGCCGTTGCCGAAGCCCTCTACGAGCTTCAGACCGGCCCGCTCCTTGAGGAACCTCACCTTGATGTTCCATACATGGAGATGATCATTCCAGGTATCGGCCTCGCCACCGTCGATGCCACGCCGTTTACCGACATTGTCAATTTTACTGGATGCTATCCCAGTGCCATAAAGCCCCTGTACAATATTGGGCCACAGTCGGTGACGGCTTCGCGGAAGACTCTCACACAAAACACAGCCCAGGATGTGACTCCTGTCATGGAGCTCTATGATAAACG CCTTAACCGGGCGAACCTCAACGTGAAGGCTAGCAGGGAGTTGTACCGCGAGATGGCCGGCATGCTCTTCGAACACTACAACTCCAGCACCATCGCGGGACACACCATCGGTGTGTCATGGAACCCGATAACGCCGCATGTCGTGCGCGAAACCAACAGGAAGGgaggcgtcgccggcggaTGGCAAGAAGTCAACCAAAACT CCGTCAATCTGAGGGTGAACTGGGACAACGCCGCGGACGATGCTGCAGCCATCCAGATGGACGACGCCTTCATGGAGAAGCTCACCGAGGCGGCACGTAAATGGGATGCCCTGTTGCCGAACCAGTGGGCGAACAATGCGGCGGATCATGTGGACGTGATGAGGAGCTACGGAGACGCTAATTTCGAAAAGCTCAGGCAGGTTTCGCGCAAGTACGACGGGAACCAGACCTTCCAGAGGCTCTGCTCGGGCGGGTACAAGCTGCGGTAG